Proteins encoded within one genomic window of Polyangium spumosum:
- a CDS encoding S53 family peptidase has product MSMTPPPGPNEPIDITVILHDRSRAELQDFVIESSDPESPRFGRHLSRDALAGLVALHDVQIDAVHTWLRRAGLEPLPSGPVGRQLIVVRAPEEPIRRAFGRHLADWLREPAGHRSPRVDTAVPRDLAGYIQAVHGLRNAPEARSSMVSRARQEEVPEGLREGFPFSVRSEPGKPPPHLAGVSPADIRRIYSFPDDLTGEGETIALLMLGGSIDIGDLHLFWRAHGITPPAVEMIDLGPTRGGRLVDPLHRLEATMTVAWAGAMAPGARIVVYFVDPEVVADPWSMFLLAVIGDEDRDVTVASTSWITPERRYYRIFGSSVVTGLLDQAAALGITVISAAGDWGALDGIPRRMVDGYAVSDAPWPHGVFPAVEERVLGVGGTMITCMDPLTELAWSGPPPVAVARMVQFTQIASSGGFSEDVPIPAWQRESLRKWYARGANLPAVVPYGRGFPDVALMASGPSVQRGEVLTALGYQAVIGRNWIDYAGGTSMAAPIWASIIALANEARRRAGKGRVGFVNPALYSLRKAEPPAFRDITIGQTDVCVRVVNSVGKAVVQRVDGYSACSDWDPVTGLGVPHVTNLIGHLVRLGQPSEAAET; this is encoded by the coding sequence ATGTCCATGACGCCGCCGCCCGGGCCCAACGAGCCGATCGACATCACCGTGATCCTGCACGATCGCTCGCGCGCCGAGCTCCAGGACTTCGTGATCGAGTCGTCCGATCCCGAGAGCCCCCGGTTCGGCCGCCACCTCTCGCGCGACGCGCTCGCGGGCCTCGTGGCCCTGCACGACGTCCAGATCGACGCCGTACACACCTGGCTCCGGCGCGCCGGCCTCGAACCTCTGCCTTCCGGGCCCGTCGGCCGGCAGCTCATCGTCGTGCGCGCGCCCGAGGAGCCCATCCGCCGCGCCTTCGGCCGCCACCTCGCCGATTGGCTGCGCGAGCCCGCCGGGCACCGCTCGCCGCGCGTCGACACCGCCGTGCCCCGCGATCTCGCCGGCTACATCCAGGCCGTCCACGGCCTGCGCAACGCCCCCGAGGCCCGCAGCTCCATGGTCTCCCGCGCCCGGCAGGAGGAGGTCCCCGAAGGGCTCCGCGAGGGGTTTCCCTTTTCGGTCCGCAGCGAGCCCGGAAAACCGCCGCCGCACCTCGCCGGCGTATCACCCGCCGACATCCGTCGCATTTATTCGTTCCCGGACGACCTCACGGGCGAGGGCGAGACCATCGCGCTCCTCATGCTCGGCGGCTCGATCGACATCGGCGATCTGCACCTCTTCTGGCGCGCCCACGGCATCACGCCGCCCGCGGTGGAGATGATCGATCTCGGGCCCACGCGGGGCGGCAGGCTCGTCGATCCGCTCCACCGGCTGGAGGCCACGATGACCGTCGCCTGGGCCGGCGCGATGGCGCCCGGGGCCCGGATCGTCGTGTATTTCGTGGACCCGGAGGTCGTCGCCGACCCGTGGTCGATGTTCCTGCTCGCGGTCATCGGCGACGAGGACCGCGACGTCACGGTGGCCTCGACGAGCTGGATCACCCCGGAGCGGCGTTATTATCGGATCTTCGGCTCGAGCGTGGTCACGGGCCTGCTCGATCAAGCCGCGGCGCTCGGGATCACGGTGATCAGCGCGGCGGGGGATTGGGGCGCGCTCGACGGTATCCCGCGCCGCATGGTCGACGGGTATGCCGTGAGCGACGCGCCCTGGCCGCACGGCGTCTTTCCCGCCGTGGAGGAGCGCGTGCTCGGCGTCGGCGGGACGATGATCACGTGCATGGATCCGCTCACCGAGCTCGCCTGGAGCGGCCCGCCGCCCGTCGCCGTCGCCAGGATGGTGCAATTCACGCAGATCGCGTCGAGCGGCGGTTTCTCCGAGGACGTGCCCATTCCCGCCTGGCAACGCGAGAGCCTCCGGAAATGGTATGCGCGCGGCGCGAACTTGCCGGCCGTCGTGCCGTATGGCCGGGGTTTCCCCGACGTGGCCCTGATGGCCTCGGGCCCCTCGGTGCAGCGGGGCGAGGTGCTCACGGCGCTCGGGTATCAGGCGGTGATCGGGCGGAACTGGATCGATTACGCGGGGGGCACGAGCATGGCCGCGCCGATCTGGGCCTCCATCATCGCGCTCGCGAACGAGGCGCGGCGCAGGGCGGGCAAGGGCCGGGTCGGCTTCGTGAACCCGGCGCTGTATTCGCTGCGCAAGGCCGAGCCGCCGGCGTTCCGCGACATCACGATCGGACAAACCGACGTCTGCGTCCGCGTGGTGAACAGCGTGGGCAAGGCCGTCGTGCAGCGCGTCGACGGCTACAGCGCGTGCTCCGATTGGGATCCGGTGACGGGCCTCGGCGTGCCGCACGTGACGAACCTGATCGGGCACCTCGTCCGGCTGGGCCAGCCGAGCGAAGCGGCGGAGACCTGA